In Alkalihalobacterium alkalinitrilicum, a genomic segment contains:
- a CDS encoding methionine ABC transporter permease, with the protein MFNEWLSKMKWDKLWEATVETIYMTSISVAATFVIGIVLGLILYLTSKGNLWENRPANLIVSLIVNVFRSIPFIILIVLLIPFTRALMGTMLGANAALPALIIGAAPFYARMVEIALREIDKGVIEASQSMGATNWQIIYKVLIPESLPALISGITVTAIALVSYTAMAGVIGAGGLGHFAYLEGFQRNNTTITMVATIAILLVVFVIQWIGDYFTNKTDKR; encoded by the coding sequence ATGTTTAATGAATGGCTTAGCAAAATGAAATGGGATAAATTATGGGAAGCAACGGTTGAAACCATTTATATGACGTCAATCTCGGTTGCCGCAACGTTCGTCATTGGGATTGTTTTAGGACTTATTTTATATTTAACAAGTAAGGGAAACTTATGGGAAAACCGTCCCGCTAATCTAATTGTAAGTTTGATTGTCAATGTATTTAGGTCTATTCCGTTTATTATCCTAATTGTATTACTCATCCCGTTTACAAGAGCGTTAATGGGTACAATGCTAGGGGCGAATGCGGCGCTACCCGCTTTAATTATTGGCGCGGCTCCTTTCTATGCTCGTATGGTAGAAATCGCCTTAAGAGAAATCGATAAAGGTGTGATTGAAGCCTCGCAGTCGATGGGTGCAACGAATTGGCAAATCATTTATAAAGTATTAATTCCAGAGTCACTACCAGCGTTAATCTCAGGAATTACCGTTACAGCGATTGCTCTCGTAAGTTATACAGCAATGGCAGGGGTGATCGGGGCTGGAGGACTGGGCCACTTTGCATACTTAGAAGGGTTCCAGAGGAATAATACAACCATTACTATGGTGGCAACAATCGCAATCCTATTAGTTGTTTTCGTTATTCAATGGATTGGAGATTATTTCACAAATAAAACAGATAAACGTTAA
- a CDS encoding MetQ/NlpA family ABC transporter substrate-binding protein, giving the protein MKKFLSLIGAAAISLSLVACGGGAEEEPQTEETPGEEEAAQEEHVKLVVGASAVPHTEVLEFAAPLLAEKGIDLEIRTFTDYILPNQTLENGELDANYFQTPGYLAMQIEEFGYEFESIGPIHAEPIGVYSKEYSSLDELPDGATIIMSESFSDHGRILPIFERAGVIELDVEEGQLAQREDIVSNPKNLDFSTLVEASLLAPSFESGEGDAVVINTNFALQGEVDIEKYGIAFEGQDVLQPNLIVVRSEDVDRPEIHTLFEVLRSEEVVNFIHERYDGAVIPWSE; this is encoded by the coding sequence ATGAAAAAGTTCTTAAGTTTAATTGGAGCTGCAGCGATTTCTTTATCATTAGTCGCTTGTGGCGGTGGCGCTGAAGAAGAGCCGCAAACAGAAGAAACACCAGGTGAAGAAGAAGCAGCACAAGAAGAACATGTAAAGCTAGTCGTAGGAGCATCAGCTGTTCCGCATACAGAAGTATTGGAATTTGCTGCTCCACTTTTAGCGGAAAAAGGGATCGATCTTGAAATTAGAACATTCACGGATTATATTTTACCGAACCAAACGTTAGAAAATGGCGAATTAGATGCGAACTATTTCCAAACACCAGGTTATTTAGCTATGCAAATTGAAGAGTTTGGTTATGAGTTCGAAAGCATCGGGCCCATTCACGCGGAGCCAATCGGTGTTTATTCAAAAGAGTACAGCAGTTTAGATGAACTTCCGGATGGAGCAACAATTATCATGAGTGAATCTTTTAGTGATCACGGTCGTATTTTACCAATCTTTGAGCGTGCAGGTGTGATCGAGCTTGACGTAGAAGAAGGTCAATTAGCACAGCGTGAAGACATTGTTTCCAATCCAAAAAACTTAGATTTTTCAACACTTGTAGAAGCTAGTTTGCTTGCTCCTTCATTTGAAAGTGGAGAAGGAGATGCAGTTGTTATCAATACAAACTTTGCACTACAGGGTGAAGTTGATATTGAAAAATACGGTATTGCATTTGAAGGACAAGATGTGCTTCAACCGAACTTAATCGTTGTTCGCTCTGAAGATGTAGATCGTCCAGAAATCCACACTTTATTTGAGGTGTTACGTTCTGAAGAAGTAGTAAACTTCATTCATGAAAGATATGACGGTGCCGTTATTC